ATTGATCTTACCGGCTGGATGCCCCAAGTTATAAATCCCAATATCCATGGAAGTTCATAAACGAGCCCTTCTGTAAACCAGGATTTGTTTGGAGTGGTCTTTCCCTTATAAATCAATCCAACACCATTCAATATTGGAATGAAGGAAATCATAACCCATAAGGAATCTACTACATCATTTATCTTTTCTTCAAAGCTCTTGTCAATCACATTTGAGTGGTTGAGCTGCTTTTGAAGTTTGAAATCAACCATAATGCTTCTTATGATGGAAACATATGACGCCAAGGATGCAATTATGAAAAATACAGTTGCAACCCCAAAGTTTGACATGGACATCAAGCCAAGCAGCCAAGGAATTTCATACAGAATACCTTCGGCAAACCAGTTGGCATTTCCATATTTGTTTCCAATATATACAAATCCCAAACCATTAAACAATGGAATAAAGGAAATCAAGACCCATAAGGAGCTTGTAATCTTTTGAAAAATAGTACGTGTCATAACCCCCACCTACAATTTTCATTCAAATTTTAATTAAATATTTAATTAAATTCTTAGTTTCTAATGTATTTGTCAGGACATTTTCATATCCTAAAGTTACTTTAATATTTTTAGTATATAAGGTTTTGTATTTATTTTTCAAAAATGTATACTTTTTTTAAGAATTCATGAAAAAATATATTCCAAATGAAATTTTTTTAAATTTCAAATAGATTTATAACAAATAAAATGATAATTTTAATTAGGAAAAATAAAAAATCTTAATCTTAAAACTAAACTGTCAGAGGCAAAATATGAAAATTAATGAAAGTAACCGATTCAATTTCTTTTTATCAATAATGATTGTAATTGATTTGATCCTAATTACACTCACATTGATTTCGGAAGTTCCGGATAACATGTACTATGGAATAATTGTCTTTGACACCGCTTTATGTATTATTCTGCTTATAGAATTCTTTACAAGGATGTGGATTGCAGAGGACAAAAGACGATTTTTCCTAAAGAATTGGACAGAACTCATAGCTGCAATTCCATTTGATTTGATCATGCTTCCTTTTGTATTGAACTATGCCCGTTTCCTAAGATTGATAAGAGTCTTGAAATTCATCAAGGTCATTGCCCTATTCTCACAATTCTTTGAAACCATGGATGTTTACTTGAAAAAGACCCATTTAGATGAAATATTTGGCGTAACCCTTCTTGTTGTGCTTGGATCTACCCTGGGATTATACCTATTCGACCCAAGCATAAACAGCTTGTTTGACAGCTTATGGTTTGTATTGTCAACAATTACAACTGTAGGTTATGGTGACATATTGCCGCAATCCGGTGCTGGAAGGATGATTGGCCTCTTTATTCTCATTGTCGGCGTATTGATATTCAGTACAGTCACAGGTGCAATTGCCTCTTATTTTGCAAGAAGAGTATTATTGAATGAAGACTTCAACATCACAGAAAACGACGACAACATCGCACATTTAAAAGAAAATCTAAGCTTCAACAGGAAAAACCTTAGTGAAGTCCATAGTAAAGTCTATAAGATTGATAGAGATGTTGAATCCCTTAAAAAAGAGTTGAATGAAATAAAAGAAG
Above is a window of Methanobrevibacter sp. DNA encoding:
- a CDS encoding ion transporter → MKINESNRFNFFLSIMIVIDLILITLTLISEVPDNMYYGIIVFDTALCIILLIEFFTRMWIAEDKRRFFLKNWTELIAAIPFDLIMLPFVLNYARFLRLIRVLKFIKVIALFSQFFETMDVYLKKTHLDEIFGVTLLVVLGSTLGLYLFDPSINSLFDSLWFVLSTITTVGYGDILPQSGAGRMIGLFILIVGVLIFSTVTGAIASYFARRVLLNEDFNITENDDNIAHLKENLSFNRKNLSEVHSKVYKIDRDVESLKKELNEIKEELKESKELNAELREEIKSLNENLNNEK